The Euphorbia lathyris chromosome 2, ddEupLath1.1, whole genome shotgun sequence genome includes a window with the following:
- the LOC136220038 gene encoding COBRA-like protein 7 has protein sequence MATLFNLLIFLFFTALPFSISQSKSEAPAPAADDCNGIFLSYQYSTGTKLKPTVPSHQPYRFESTLTVQNNGVDELKSWKVFVGFQHDEFLVSASNAVLVDGTTLPAKVGNGTVFAGFPMTDLKTPIATAGDSTQTSVQVKLLGTQFGVPLKDVPLPSEISLANDGFVCPSTTTEGSLMYVCCARDEKFKSNITVEDEKFLPRQTGDLTIMYDVIRTYDSNYWAEVTIGNHNPLGRLDNWKLSWDWMKDEFIFTMKGAYPSVVDSTDCLFGKQGTFYKELDFSTVLNCKRRPTIIDLPPNMYNNTDLGLKPSCCRNGTILPPSMDPSKSTSVFQMQVFKMPPDVNRSEISPPQNWKINGTLNPDYVCGPPVRVSPSRSPDPSGLPLNTTAVASWQIVCNITHPKGSSPRCCVSFSAYYNDSVVPCKTCACGCPSNTGRTCSTTAPAVLLPPQALLIPFDNRTAMTKAWATLKHLPVPNPMPCGDNCGVSINWHLYTDYNRGWSARITVFNWDEIAFPDWFAAVQLDKAAAGFEAMYSFNGTILTDNKNNTIIMQGLPGLNYLVPETDGADPARTPRIPGKQQSVVSFTKKGIPGLNVAAGDGFPSKVFFNGEECSLPTIYPMSNSNRKGSGSAMILSVLLAAVVFMLMQQ, from the exons ATGGCTACACTCTTCAATCTCCTAATTTTCCTCTTTTTCACCGCACTCCCCTTCTCAATTTCTCAATCAAAATCCGAAGCACCGGCACCGGCCGCCGATGACTGTAACGGGATTTTCTTATCATACCAGTACTCAACAGGAACTAAGCTGAAGCCTACCGTTCCTTCCCACCAGCCTTACAGATTCGAATCGACGCTCACTGTGCAAAACAATGGAGTTGATGAACTCAAATCTTGGAAAGTGTTTGTGGGTTTTCAACACGATGAGTTTTTAGTTTCTGCGTCTAATGCTGTTCTTGTTGATGGTACTACTTTGCCTGCTAAAGTTGGGAATGGTACTGTGTTTGCTGGGTTTCCTATGACGGATTTGAAAACTCCGATTGCTACTGCCGGTGATTCTACTCAGACTTCTGTTCAGGTTAAGCTTTTGGGGACTCAATTTGGTGTTCCGTTGAAGGATGTTCCGTTGCCTTCTGAGATTTCTCTTGCTAATGATGGCTTTGTTTGCCCTAGTACTACCACTGAAG GTAGTTTGATGTATGTTTGCTGCGCCAGAGATGAGAAATTCAAGTCAAATATCACGGTGGAGGACGAAAAGTTTCTACCCCGACAGACCGGAGATCTTACAATTATGTATGATGTGATCAGAACATATGACTCTAATTACTGGGCAGAGGTCACCATTGGAAATCACAATCCCCTCGGCCGTCTTGATAACTGGAAATTGAGCTGGGATTGGATGAAGGATGAATTTATCTTCACCATGAAAGGGGCTTATCCGTCTGTTGTCGATTCAACGGACTGCTTATTTGGCAAGCAAGGTACATTTTACAAGGAGCTAGACTTTTCGACTGTATTAAACTGCAAAAGAAGGCCTACGATCATCGACTTGCCTCCAAATATGTACAATAACACGGACCTTGGACTAAAACCCTCGTGTTGTCGGAATGGAACAATCTTGCCACCATCAATGGATCCGAGCAAGTCAACTTCAGTTTTCCAGATGCAGGTATTTAAAATGCCTCCAGATGTTAATCGGTCGGAGATCTCGCCGCCACAAAACTGGAAGATCAATGGCACACTTAACCCTGACTATGTATGTGGTCCTCCGGTTAGAGTGAGTCCTAGCCGATCCCCTGATCCATCCGGCCTACCGTTGAATACTACTGCTGTTGCTAGCTGGCAGATTGTATGCAATATCACCCATCCGAAAGGTTCAAGCCCGAGATGTTGTGTATCATTCTCTGCTTACTACAATGATTCGGTTGTCCCGTGTAAAACCTGTGCGTGCGGATGCCCCAGCAACACCGGTCGGACTTGTAGTACGACCGCTCCTGCGGTGCTTCTTCCGCCACAGGCATTGCTTATACCTTTTGACAACAGAACCGCAATGACTAAGGCTTGGGCAACCCTTAAACATTTACCTGTCCCGAACCCAATGCCCTGCGGAGATAACTGCGGGGTTAGTATCAACTGGCATCTCTATACCGACTATAACCGCGGGTGGAGTGCGAGGATCACGGTATTCAACTGGGATGAAATCGCTTTTCCCGATTGGTTTGCTGCTGTACAATTGGACAAAGCTGCTGCTGGTTTCGAAGCAATGTATTCATTCAACGGAACCATCTTGACAGACAACAAAAACAATACAATAATCATGCAAGGGCTTCCCGGACTAAACTATCTTGTGCCAGAAACCGACGGAGCTGACCCTGCAAGGACTCCTAGGATCCCCGGAAAACAACAATCCGTTGTCTCATTCACCAAGAAAGGTATTCCAGGACTCAATGTAGCTGCTGGAGACGGGTTTCCCTCTAAAGTCTTCTTCAACGGAGAGGAATGTTCGCTTCCTACCATATATCCGATGAGCAACAGCAATAGAAAGGGATCGGGATCGGCTATGATTCTATCGGTACTCCTTGCTGCTGTGGTGTTCATGCTGATGCAGCAGTAG
- the LOC136220039 gene encoding two-component response regulator ARR1-like isoform X2, translating to MNLSNGNGSMATASSSATWKPADTVPDQFPAGLRVLVVDDDPTCLMILVKMLRTCLYEVTKCNRAEMALSLLRENKNGYDIVISDVHMPDMDGFKLLEHIGLEMDLPVIMMSADDGKSVVMKGVTHGACDYLIKPVRLEALKNIWQHVVRKKRNEWKDVEQSGSVEEGENRMQKQSEDADYSSSANEGNWRNSKKRKDEDDEADERDDSSTLKKPRVVWSVELHQQFVQAVNQLGIDKAVPKKILELMNVPGLTRENVASHLQKYRLYLRRLSGVSQHPNSLGNGFMSPQEAAYGSLSSLNGLDFQTLAATGQLPAQSLATLQAAGLARPAVKSRLPVTIVDQRNLFSFENPKIRFGDGQQQQQQQQQLNSNKQMNLLHGIPTTMEPKQLANLQHSAQSLGSMNMQANAHGGQNNPLLMQMSQSQSRGQMLNETTGNHVSTLPSPMGQPVIANAIGGGVLARNGLAENGRGTGYNLVSQSSSAGNFPLNSAAELPGNSFQLGSSTGISSLTSKGAFQDEVNSEMKGSVGFMPSYDIFSDLNQHKPHEWELDNVGMTFNASHQNNNLDVGPSVLSHHGFPSNQRPVQNRNLSTVGKPMFSAGDANMNNFFGGNSVRVKSEFGPDANLFPEQFDQDDLMTAILKQQQQQQQGGIGPAENDFDFDGYPLDNVSV from the exons ATGAATCTCAGTAACGGTAACGGATCCATGGCTACTGCCAGTTCTAGTGCTACTTGGAAACCTGCTGATACTGTCCCCGATCAGTTTCCGGCCGGTCTCCGGGTCTTAGTTGTTGATGATGATCCTACTTGTCTCATGATCTTGGTGAAGATGCTCCGAACTTGCCTTTATGAAG TTACGAAGTGTAATAGAGCAGAGATGGCATTGTCTTTGCTAAGAGAGAATAAGAATGGGTATGATATAGTTATAAGTGATGTTCATATGCCGGACATGGATGGATTTAAGCTTCTTGAACATATTGGACTCGAAATGGATCTTCCTGTTATAA TGATGTCTGCGGATGATGGGAAAAGTGTTGTGATGAAAGGGGTTACACATGGTGCTTGTGATTACCTGATTAAGCCGGTCCGGCTTGAGGCTCTGAAGAACATATGGCAGCATGTGGTTCGGAAGAAACGGAACGAATGGAAGGACGTGGAGCAATCGGGTAGTGTAGAGGAAGGAGAGAATAGGATGCAGAAACAATCAGAGGATGCTGATTATTCTTCTTCAGCTAATGAAGGAAACTGGAGAAACTCGAAAAAGAGGAAAGATGAGGATGATGAAGCGGATGAAAGGGATGATTCTTCGACTTTGAAGAAGCCTCGGGTTGTTTGGTCTGTTGAACTTCATCAGCAGTTTGTTCAAGCTGTTAATCAACTCGGCATTGACA AGGCTGTTCCGAAGAAGATTTTAGAGTTGATGAATGTTCCTGGGCTGACTAGAGAAAACGTTGCAAGTCACCTTCAG AAATATCGGCTGTATCTTAGACGGTTGAGTGGAGTTTCACAGCACCCGAACAGTTTGGGCAATGGTTTTATGAGTCCCCAAGAAGCAGCTTATGGTTCGTTGTCATCCCTCAATGGACTCGACTTTCAAACTCTTGCAGCTACTGGTCAGCTGCCTGCACAAAGCCTTGCCACGCTTCAAGCGGCAGGGCTTGCTCGACCGGCAGTGAAATCTAGATTGCCTGTTACGATTGTGGATCAGCGGAACCTTTTCAGCTTCGAAAATCCGAAAATAAGATTCGGAGACGGGCAACAACAGCAACAGCAGCAGCAACAGTTGAACAGTAATAAGCAAATGAACTTGCTTCACGGAATCCCAACAACGATGGAGCCGAAACAGCTTGCGAATTTACAACATTCAGCGCAATCTCTCGGGAGCATGAATATGCAAGCGAACGCCCACGGAGGGCAGAATAATCCATTATTAATGCAGATGTCTCAGTCGCAGTCTCGGGGCCAGATGCTTAACGAAACCACCGGCAACCATGTTTCTACTCTTCCATCTCCGATGGGGCAGCCGGTTATAGCTAACGCAATTGGAGGCGGTGTCTTAGCGAGAAACGGTTTAGCTGAAAACGGAAGAGGGACAGGTTATAATTTGGTTTCGCAATCATCTTCAGCTGGGAATTTCCCCTTGAACAGCGCGGCAGAATTACCAGGAAATAGTTTTCAACTCGGAAGTTCTACTGGCATCTCCAGTCTCACATCGAAAGGCGCATTTCAAGACGAAGTTAACTCCGAAATGAAGGGTTCGGTAGGGTTCATGCCAAGTTACGACATTTTTAGCGATTTGAATCAACACAAACCTCATGAATGGGAATTAGACAATGTAGGCATGACCTTCAATGCCTCTCATCAGAACAACAACCTCGACGTCGGGCCATCGGTTTTATCGCATCACGGATTTCCCTCTAACCAAAGGCCGGTACAGAACAGGAATTTATCCACTGTAGGGAAACCTATGTTTTCAGCTGGGGATGCAAACATGAACAACTTTTTCGGCGGCAATTCAGTGAGAGTAAAATCCGAATTTGGTCCTGACGCAAACCTCTTTCCGGAACAGTTTGACCAGGATGATCTCATGACTGCAATTCTCAAACAA cagcagcagcagcagcagggAGGCATAGGGCCGGCTGAAAATGATTTCGACTTCGATGGCTATCCGTTGGACAATGTTTCCGTTTAG
- the LOC136220039 gene encoding two-component response regulator ARR1-like isoform X1, with the protein MNLSNGNGSMATASSSATWKPADTVPDQFPAGLRVLVVDDDPTCLMILVKMLRTCLYEVTKCNRAEMALSLLRENKNGYDIVISDVHMPDMDGFKLLEHIGLEMDLPVIMMSADDGKSVVMKGVTHGACDYLIKPVRLEALKNIWQHVVRKKRNEWKDVEQSGSVEEGENRMQKQSEDADYSSSANEGNWRNSKKRKDEDDEADERDDSSTLKKPRVVWSVELHQQFVQAVNQLGIDKAVPKKILELMNVPGLTRENVASHLQKYRLYLRRLSGVSQHPNSLGNGFMSPQEAAYGSLSSLNGLDFQTLAATGQLPAQSLATLQAAGLARPAVKSRLPVTIVDQRNLFSFENPKIRFGDGQQQQQQQQQLNSNKQMNLLHGIPTTMEPKQLANLQHSAQSLGSMNMQANAHGGQNNPLLMQMSQSQSRGQMLNETTGNHVSTLPSPMGQPVIANAIGGGVLARNGLAENGRGTGYNLVSQSSSAGNFPLNSAAELPGNSFQLGSSTGISSLTSKGAFQDEVNSEMKGSVGFMPSYDIFSDLNQHKPHEWELDNVGMTFNASHQNNNLDVGPSVLSHHGFPSNQRPVQNRNLSTVGKPMFSAGDANMNNFFGGNSVRVKSEFGPDANLFPEQFDQDDLMTAILKQQQQQQQQGGIGPAENDFDFDGYPLDNVSV; encoded by the exons ATGAATCTCAGTAACGGTAACGGATCCATGGCTACTGCCAGTTCTAGTGCTACTTGGAAACCTGCTGATACTGTCCCCGATCAGTTTCCGGCCGGTCTCCGGGTCTTAGTTGTTGATGATGATCCTACTTGTCTCATGATCTTGGTGAAGATGCTCCGAACTTGCCTTTATGAAG TTACGAAGTGTAATAGAGCAGAGATGGCATTGTCTTTGCTAAGAGAGAATAAGAATGGGTATGATATAGTTATAAGTGATGTTCATATGCCGGACATGGATGGATTTAAGCTTCTTGAACATATTGGACTCGAAATGGATCTTCCTGTTATAA TGATGTCTGCGGATGATGGGAAAAGTGTTGTGATGAAAGGGGTTACACATGGTGCTTGTGATTACCTGATTAAGCCGGTCCGGCTTGAGGCTCTGAAGAACATATGGCAGCATGTGGTTCGGAAGAAACGGAACGAATGGAAGGACGTGGAGCAATCGGGTAGTGTAGAGGAAGGAGAGAATAGGATGCAGAAACAATCAGAGGATGCTGATTATTCTTCTTCAGCTAATGAAGGAAACTGGAGAAACTCGAAAAAGAGGAAAGATGAGGATGATGAAGCGGATGAAAGGGATGATTCTTCGACTTTGAAGAAGCCTCGGGTTGTTTGGTCTGTTGAACTTCATCAGCAGTTTGTTCAAGCTGTTAATCAACTCGGCATTGACA AGGCTGTTCCGAAGAAGATTTTAGAGTTGATGAATGTTCCTGGGCTGACTAGAGAAAACGTTGCAAGTCACCTTCAG AAATATCGGCTGTATCTTAGACGGTTGAGTGGAGTTTCACAGCACCCGAACAGTTTGGGCAATGGTTTTATGAGTCCCCAAGAAGCAGCTTATGGTTCGTTGTCATCCCTCAATGGACTCGACTTTCAAACTCTTGCAGCTACTGGTCAGCTGCCTGCACAAAGCCTTGCCACGCTTCAAGCGGCAGGGCTTGCTCGACCGGCAGTGAAATCTAGATTGCCTGTTACGATTGTGGATCAGCGGAACCTTTTCAGCTTCGAAAATCCGAAAATAAGATTCGGAGACGGGCAACAACAGCAACAGCAGCAGCAACAGTTGAACAGTAATAAGCAAATGAACTTGCTTCACGGAATCCCAACAACGATGGAGCCGAAACAGCTTGCGAATTTACAACATTCAGCGCAATCTCTCGGGAGCATGAATATGCAAGCGAACGCCCACGGAGGGCAGAATAATCCATTATTAATGCAGATGTCTCAGTCGCAGTCTCGGGGCCAGATGCTTAACGAAACCACCGGCAACCATGTTTCTACTCTTCCATCTCCGATGGGGCAGCCGGTTATAGCTAACGCAATTGGAGGCGGTGTCTTAGCGAGAAACGGTTTAGCTGAAAACGGAAGAGGGACAGGTTATAATTTGGTTTCGCAATCATCTTCAGCTGGGAATTTCCCCTTGAACAGCGCGGCAGAATTACCAGGAAATAGTTTTCAACTCGGAAGTTCTACTGGCATCTCCAGTCTCACATCGAAAGGCGCATTTCAAGACGAAGTTAACTCCGAAATGAAGGGTTCGGTAGGGTTCATGCCAAGTTACGACATTTTTAGCGATTTGAATCAACACAAACCTCATGAATGGGAATTAGACAATGTAGGCATGACCTTCAATGCCTCTCATCAGAACAACAACCTCGACGTCGGGCCATCGGTTTTATCGCATCACGGATTTCCCTCTAACCAAAGGCCGGTACAGAACAGGAATTTATCCACTGTAGGGAAACCTATGTTTTCAGCTGGGGATGCAAACATGAACAACTTTTTCGGCGGCAATTCAGTGAGAGTAAAATCCGAATTTGGTCCTGACGCAAACCTCTTTCCGGAACAGTTTGACCAGGATGATCTCATGACTGCAATTCTCAAACAA cagcagcagcagcagcagcagggAGGCATAGGGCCGGCTGAAAATGATTTCGACTTCGATGGCTATCCGTTGGACAATGTTTCCGTTTAG